A single genomic interval of uncultured Pseudodesulfovibrio sp. harbors:
- the potB gene encoding spermidine/putrescine ABC transporter permease PotB — MKDSRLFKRFIIGGVLGWMTVFGAVPTIMLVGVSFLSRHHDNLIAPTFSLGSYMRLFEPALGVMLLHSLLLAAAATALCLLIGYPFAYISARAPKRRSRIMLLLVMIPFWTNSLIRTYAMVAVLKADGILSKTLLFLGIIDAPLKIMYTQTAIFIGLIYTLLPFMILPLYAAIEKIDKRLIEASRDLGANKWTTFRKITLPLSMPGIVSGCMLVFLPALGMFYIPDILGGARTMLLGNYIRDQFLATRDIPMGAAASIAMTLIMGLLLVLYYRSVRRSGRRVRL, encoded by the coding sequence ATGAAGGATAGCCGTCTGTTCAAACGCTTCATCATTGGCGGCGTCCTTGGATGGATGACCGTTTTCGGGGCCGTCCCCACCATCATGCTCGTAGGGGTCAGCTTCCTGAGTCGGCATCATGACAATCTCATTGCCCCGACATTCTCGCTGGGAAGCTACATGCGGCTGTTCGAGCCGGCACTGGGAGTCATGCTCCTTCACTCGCTGCTCCTCGCAGCGGCGGCAACGGCTCTCTGCCTGCTCATCGGCTACCCCTTTGCATACATCTCCGCCCGTGCGCCCAAGCGTCGCTCCAGAATCATGCTCCTGCTCGTCATGATCCCGTTCTGGACGAACAGCCTTATCCGCACATACGCCATGGTCGCCGTACTCAAGGCGGACGGCATCCTGAGCAAGACATTGCTGTTCCTCGGCATAATCGATGCACCCTTGAAGATCATGTACACGCAGACGGCGATCTTCATCGGCCTCATCTACACTCTGCTGCCCTTCATGATTCTTCCGCTGTACGCCGCCATCGAAAAGATCGACAAGCGGCTCATCGAAGCATCCCGCGACCTCGGCGCAAACAAGTGGACGACGTTCCGCAAAATCACGTTGCCGCTGTCCATGCCGGGAATCGTCTCCGGCTGCATGCTTGTATTCCTGCCCGCTCTGGGCATGTTCTACATCCCGGATATCCTCGGCGGCGCACGGACCATGCTGCTCGGCAACTACATCCGGGATCAGTTCCTCGCCACCCGTGATATCCCCATGGGGGCTGCGGCCTCCATTGCCATGACGTTGATCATGGGACTCTTGCTGGTCCTGTACTATCGAAGCGTCCGCCGGTCAGGCAGGAGGGTCAGGCTATGA
- the potA gene encoding spermidine/putrescine ABC transporter ATP-binding protein PotA produces the protein MQHVITLSDISKSFDGDIAIDNISLSIADGEFLTLLGPSGCGKTTVLRLIGGFEEFDSGEIRIDGTPVSGMVPEDRPVNTVFQSYALFPHMNVYDNIAFGLRIAGMPETDIAHEVPKALQLVRLEKMAHRMPSELSGGQQQRVAIARAIVNKPRVLLLDEPLSALDYRLRKDMQKELKELQRTLGITFVFVTHDQEEAFTMSDRVVVMNEGRIEQVGTPKDVYEDPANLYVARFVGEINVLDGVITGVGETNYHAEVEGVSVVVKAKRNFAEGDKVHVLLRPEDFRVEVMREVNDDPELAEKFAKAMLKGTVDRTYYKGATYDVDITLDDGKKILVSEFFDEDAENLYFHAGDRVAVGWFEGWEVVLPHEG, from the coding sequence ATGCAACATGTCATAACGCTCTCAGATATCAGCAAGTCCTTTGACGGCGATATCGCCATCGACAACATTTCCCTGTCCATTGCCGACGGTGAATTCCTTACCCTGCTCGGCCCGTCTGGTTGCGGCAAGACAACGGTCTTGCGCCTCATCGGCGGATTCGAAGAATTCGACAGCGGTGAAATCCGTATCGACGGCACCCCTGTATCAGGGATGGTCCCGGAAGATCGCCCTGTGAACACGGTGTTCCAGAGCTATGCCCTGTTCCCGCATATGAACGTATACGACAACATTGCTTTTGGACTTCGCATTGCAGGGATGCCTGAAACAGATATCGCCCACGAAGTGCCGAAAGCTCTCCAGTTGGTTCGCCTTGAAAAGATGGCTCACCGCATGCCGTCCGAACTTTCAGGCGGACAGCAGCAACGCGTGGCCATCGCCCGCGCCATTGTCAACAAACCGCGCGTCCTCCTGTTGGACGAACCGCTTTCGGCACTGGACTACCGCCTTCGCAAAGACATGCAAAAGGAACTCAAGGAGCTTCAGCGCACGCTGGGCATCACCTTTGTTTTCGTGACCCACGATCAGGAAGAAGCCTTCACCATGTCCGACCGGGTGGTCGTGATGAATGAAGGCCGCATCGAGCAGGTGGGCACACCTAAGGACGTCTATGAAGACCCAGCCAATCTGTACGTTGCCCGCTTTGTCGGCGAAATCAATGTGCTCGACGGGGTGATCACCGGTGTTGGTGAAACCAACTACCATGCCGAAGTTGAAGGGGTGTCGGTCGTGGTCAAGGCCAAACGGAATTTCGCCGAAGGAGACAAGGTTCATGTTCTCCTCCGGCCGGAAGATTTTCGAGTCGAGGTCATGCGTGAGGTCAATGACGACCCCGAGTTGGCCGAGAAGTTCGCCAAGGCCATGCTCAAGGGAACGGTAGACCGCACCTATTACAAGGGCGCGACTTACGATGTAGACATCACATTGGATGACGGAAAGAAGATCCTTGTTTCGGAATTCTTCGATGAGGACGCCGAGAATCTCTACTTTCATGCGGGAGACCGCGTGGCCGTAGGCTGGTTCGAGGGCTGGGAGGTCGTGTTGCCCCATGAAGGATAG
- a CDS encoding GNAT family N-acetyltransferase, with product MDMTTNELPLKEDIQEVRILSGIKPDHVEDVLNLAAASGLFSSDLMMSAEDMAWDSAYGDGNESHVFLRAAINTSGAEKLVGFICFGPVLNWEGNYELYGIAVAPEFQRLGIGSALVAEMTRQITAEGGKRIYLETGDDRAFEGARLFYEANDYVMEYRFLKHFIPTEGGVIYRYNIECENIEPQYQ from the coding sequence ATGGACATGACAACCAATGAGCTACCGCTCAAGGAAGATATCCAGGAAGTCCGCATTCTTTCGGGCATCAAGCCCGATCATGTCGAGGACGTTCTGAATCTGGCAGCGGCAAGCGGTTTGTTTTCTTCTGACCTCATGATGTCTGCCGAAGACATGGCTTGGGACAGCGCATACGGAGACGGCAACGAATCGCATGTCTTTCTCAGGGCGGCAATCAACACGTCCGGTGCCGAAAAGCTGGTTGGCTTTATCTGTTTCGGCCCGGTTCTCAACTGGGAAGGCAACTATGAACTCTACGGCATAGCTGTGGCCCCTGAATTTCAGCGGCTCGGAATCGGTTCGGCATTGGTAGCGGAAATGACTCGGCAGATCACTGCCGAAGGCGGGAAAAGAATTTACCTCGAAACCGGGGACGACCGGGCTTTCGAAGGAGCACGCCTTTTCTACGAAGCGAATGACTATGTCATGGAGTACCGTTTTCTCAAACATTTCATCCCCACCGAAGGTGGAGTCATTTACCGGTACAACATCGAATGCGAAAACATTGAGCCACAGTATCAATAA
- a CDS encoding acyltransferase, protein MGIIRLLLAIAVFNSHFPFLEMPVVDGHEAVLAFFAISGFYMALILDRNYANPGCFYMGRFLSLYPIYALALTVSVALLVTLDIHPMSGLDKMRQLMSDPASFIIMMWTSACVFGQEMLFSLGISPDGGLHFAKAGSNGLWANAPLIQAWSLSLEITFYALAPLLVRLRTRTLAAMVVVSLAAKLCVMNSAYADVAFFKRCFPLELWLFGSGILSYRFFRTLNPKSEAVDYFAFFFLAGFIFVVGDIDDAFEPFALPAATLLALPFIFRGFLAFRLDRHIGKISYPFYLLHFSVIAVFEEYRDEPSGWHILMCALLASILVHFIFNPGTEHLKQRIRSRGQSLLKEEQTVLSGVSSFKP, encoded by the coding sequence ATGGGTATCATCCGCCTCCTGCTCGCCATCGCCGTTTTCAATTCGCATTTCCCTTTCCTGGAAATGCCGGTTGTGGACGGACATGAGGCGGTTCTGGCTTTTTTCGCCATTTCGGGCTTTTACATGGCACTCATTCTCGACAGGAACTATGCAAACCCCGGATGTTTCTACATGGGGCGGTTCCTGTCGTTGTATCCCATATACGCCCTTGCCTTGACCGTCAGCGTCGCCCTTCTGGTCACATTGGACATCCACCCCATGAGCGGCCTCGACAAGATGCGTCAACTCATGTCCGACCCGGCATCGTTCATCATCATGATGTGGACCTCGGCATGTGTCTTCGGTCAGGAGATGCTGTTCAGTCTGGGAATATCCCCGGATGGCGGATTGCATTTCGCAAAAGCCGGCAGCAACGGACTGTGGGCCAATGCCCCGCTGATTCAGGCATGGTCCCTCTCTCTTGAAATCACCTTCTACGCCTTGGCACCGCTTCTTGTCCGACTGAGAACCCGCACATTGGCCGCAATGGTTGTCGTCAGCCTCGCGGCAAAGCTCTGCGTCATGAACAGCGCTTATGCAGACGTCGCCTTTTTCAAGCGCTGCTTTCCACTTGAACTCTGGCTGTTCGGCAGCGGCATTCTGTCCTACAGATTTTTCCGAACTCTCAATCCCAAAAGCGAGGCAGTCGACTACTTCGCATTCTTTTTCCTTGCCGGGTTCATTTTCGTTGTCGGAGATATTGACGACGCATTTGAACCATTCGCTCTCCCGGCGGCAACTCTCCTGGCTCTTCCATTCATCTTCAGGGGATTCCTAGCATTTCGGCTCGACAGGCACATCGGAAAAATCAGCTACCCGTTTTACCTCCTGCATTTCAGTGTCATAGCCGTTTTCGAAGAATACCGGGATGAACCGTCAGGGTGGCACATTCTCATGTGTGCCCTGCTTGCCTCAATCCTTGTCCATTTCATTTTCAACCCAGGAACCGAACACCTCAAACAAAGGATACGGTCACGGGGGCAGTCTCTTCTCAAAGAAGAACAGACTGTCCTGTCCGGCGTTTCCTCTTTCAAACCGTGA
- a CDS encoding MBL fold metallo-hydrolase codes for MNISITYIHHNCFVMKTEGRTFLFDYPGDAHLPDGGEAMVQEAVAGTDLAVFISHSHEDHLNNDLVTMASTADSVRYVLSDDVEDMRPETIPSGADVLIVEPDERYELGGMIVETLLSNDLGVAFMVEDGDFRFYFGGDLAKWVWPSASEKESSFTERFYRRAMERVRDFKPHVAFSNVDRRLDNLAGGDEACRFAGAEVFVPMHTFGQTDWLSDFQRLVGDTKSRLFIYSRPGEKGEFSF; via the coding sequence GTGAACATATCCATTACATATATTCATCATAATTGTTTTGTCATGAAAACCGAAGGCCGGACGTTTCTGTTCGATTATCCGGGTGACGCGCATTTGCCGGACGGTGGGGAGGCCATGGTTCAGGAGGCGGTTGCCGGAACCGATCTGGCTGTTTTCATTTCGCATAGTCATGAGGATCACTTGAATAACGATCTCGTTACCATGGCTTCGACGGCGGATTCGGTGCGGTATGTGCTGTCCGATGATGTTGAGGATATGCGCCCGGAAACCATACCGTCCGGGGCGGACGTGCTGATTGTCGAGCCGGACGAGCGGTATGAATTGGGTGGCATGATTGTCGAGACGTTGCTGAGCAACGACCTCGGCGTCGCTTTTATGGTGGAGGACGGGGATTTTCGTTTCTATTTCGGCGGCGACCTTGCCAAGTGGGTCTGGCCTTCGGCTTCGGAAAAAGAGTCGTCGTTCACCGAGCGTTTTTATCGGCGAGCCATGGAGCGGGTGCGGGATTTCAAGCCGCATGTGGCGTTTTCCAACGTGGACAGGCGGCTCGACAATCTGGCCGGAGGGGATGAAGCGTGCCGTTTTGCCGGTGCCGAAGTCTTCGTGCCCATGCATACCTTTGGCCAGACCGATTGGCTTTCCGATTTTCAACGGCTGGTCGGGGATACCAAGTCCAGACTTTTCATTTACTCCCGTCCCGGCGAGAAAGGGGAATTCTCCTTCTGA
- a CDS encoding ATP-dependent zinc protease: MNTHKQPKMIIGWREWVSLPDFRIPGIKIKADTGAATSAIHAFDIDPFERDGERFVRFNIHPLQGRHDISVPCKAKLIDKRQVKSSSGQSQNRYVVRTTLVIAGQQWAIDLTLTNRDQMKFRMLLGRSAMRERIIVDPHLSYQAGKHSSATFYPTLFTE, from the coding sequence TTGAACACTCACAAGCAACCGAAAATGATCATCGGGTGGCGGGAGTGGGTCTCGCTGCCCGATTTTCGCATTCCCGGCATCAAGATAAAAGCCGATACTGGGGCAGCCACTTCGGCGATCCACGCCTTTGACATCGATCCCTTCGAACGCGACGGGGAGCGTTTTGTCCGCTTCAACATACACCCGTTGCAGGGACGGCACGACATATCCGTTCCCTGCAAAGCCAAGCTCATCGACAAAAGGCAGGTAAAAAGCTCCAGCGGCCAGAGCCAAAACAGATATGTGGTGAGAACCACATTGGTAATCGCGGGACAACAATGGGCTATCGACCTGACCCTGACCAACCGCGACCAGATGAAATTTCGCATGCTGCTTGGCCGTTCGGCCATGCGGGAACGGATCATTGTTGATCCGCACCTTTCCTATCAGGCAGGCAAGCACAGTTCAGCAACCTTTTACCCGACTCTCTTTACCGAATGA
- the rimK gene encoding 30S ribosomal protein S6--L-glutamate ligase, whose protein sequence is MKIAILSRKRSLYSTNALVEAGKAAGHDMRVINPLRCYMNIASHNPTIHYKGEDLSDIDAVIPRIGASITFYGTAVVRQFEMMGVYCLNESVAITRSRDKLRSMQLLSRRGIGLPVTGFANSTKFTDDIIEMVGGAPLVVKLLEGTQGIGVVLAENNQAAKSVIEAFQGVKANILVQEYIKDAKGRDIRCLVIGGKVIASMQRQAPPGEFRSNLHRGGSASTIRITPEERSTAVRAAKIMGLNVCGVDLLRTNHGPVVMEVNSSPGLEGIEQVTGKSLSGKIIDFIEKNAKPGKTQTRGKG, encoded by the coding sequence ATGAAAATAGCTATCCTCTCTCGAAAACGTTCCCTGTATTCCACTAACGCTTTGGTAGAAGCAGGCAAAGCGGCTGGGCATGACATGCGCGTCATCAATCCGCTCCGCTGCTACATGAACATCGCATCACACAATCCGACCATTCACTACAAAGGTGAAGATCTGTCCGACATCGATGCCGTCATTCCGCGCATCGGCGCATCTATCACATTTTACGGGACCGCCGTTGTCCGCCAATTCGAAATGATGGGCGTATATTGCCTGAATGAATCCGTTGCCATTACCCGTTCCCGCGACAAGCTGCGCTCCATGCAACTCCTGTCGCGCAGAGGCATCGGGCTGCCTGTAACCGGCTTTGCCAACTCCACCAAGTTCACCGACGACATCATCGAAATGGTCGGCGGCGCACCGCTGGTCGTCAAGCTTCTGGAAGGCACGCAGGGCATCGGCGTGGTTCTGGCCGAAAACAATCAGGCAGCCAAGAGCGTCATCGAGGCATTTCAGGGAGTGAAGGCCAATATCCTCGTGCAGGAATACATCAAGGACGCCAAAGGGCGAGACATTCGCTGCCTTGTCATCGGCGGCAAAGTCATTGCTTCCATGCAACGGCAGGCTCCTCCCGGCGAATTCCGCTCCAACCTGCATCGCGGCGGCTCCGCCTCCACCATCCGCATCACCCCGGAAGAACGATCCACCGCTGTCCGTGCAGCCAAGATCATGGGGCTGAACGTCTGCGGCGTGGACCTGCTCAGGACCAATCACGGCCCGGTGGTCATGGAAGTCAACTCCTCTCCCGGACTGGAAGGCATTGAGCAAGTCACCGGAAAAAGCCTGTCCGGCAAGATCATCGACTTCATCGAAAAAAACGCCAAACCGGGCAAGACCCAAACACGCGGAAAGGGGTAG
- a CDS encoding mechanosensitive ion channel domain-containing protein: protein MKRYLMSLVVVLLFCLFVMPQAAPAVAYSGSEAVSIPADATPAQVQEILAGMSDEQVRRLLISELQKGASQSPSVEEHQGLAGAIVRGKKFVQQVHERFSHLLSGAAEAPRLLPVTLQSLTGNGAYPPGQLGLGLGAITLMWFLARWLVGRRTDRLRVRIEDVRRGASLPTRLGRLFARAGFDLLAVLVITLLTLIPYLVLFNEPVTGRPVIFAWLGAMFTVELVRLVARFILAPNVGVIRFLPLSDETARYLYKWVLRLAWVVAFGMLLSSLVRMTRGSELLFLLILSMTGFLVAVTISLVALWNKNRVADAIREGADESSLKYQLAGAWHVAVIVYSMGFWLFWVVALLVFGEEAMLAGVGTLLVVPGCFLADWATQRLVTFAVDLAAPRPVESDDDEPEGGDGDEPVISKFQRFLSSGFRILIFAASTAILLRIWGLDIPVGRATIGAGIDILLTLVLAYIFWVFISNYIERKLRENQPDGPDDSGEGGGGPGGDRLSTLLHLVKKFIFAAITVITVLIVLSSLGVDIGPLIAGASVFGIAIGFGAQTLVKDIISGIFFLMDDAFRVGDYIEVGKAMGTVEEISVRSFKLRHHLGMLYTIPFGSIKDVKNMSRDWSIMKLKYLVPFDTDIQQVKKIIKSINKEIRAIPELDEMMLSDIKSQGVKAMEEYGMRMRVKFMTKPGGQFTLRKLVLAKMRKKFEEAGIEFAKPRVSVHVPGEQDFTEQEAQAAAAAGSLVDKTGKAQGTEKGK, encoded by the coding sequence TTGAAGCGATATCTGATGTCTCTGGTTGTTGTTCTGCTTTTCTGCCTGTTTGTCATGCCACAGGCGGCTCCGGCTGTTGCATACTCCGGGAGCGAAGCCGTCTCCATTCCGGCGGATGCCACACCTGCACAGGTGCAGGAAATCCTTGCGGGCATGAGTGACGAGCAAGTGCGGCGATTGCTTATTTCGGAATTGCAAAAGGGAGCGTCCCAGTCGCCTTCGGTTGAGGAGCATCAGGGGCTGGCGGGTGCGATTGTCCGGGGAAAAAAGTTTGTCCAACAGGTGCATGAGCGGTTTTCTCATCTGCTCTCCGGAGCGGCGGAAGCCCCCCGGCTGCTTCCTGTTACCTTGCAGTCTTTGACCGGAAACGGCGCATACCCTCCGGGACAACTCGGCCTCGGACTCGGAGCCATCACGCTCATGTGGTTTCTGGCGCGCTGGCTTGTCGGCAGAAGGACAGACAGGCTGCGCGTCCGGATTGAGGATGTGAGGAGAGGCGCTTCGTTGCCGACGCGGCTTGGCAGACTGTTTGCCCGTGCCGGATTCGATCTGCTCGCCGTGCTGGTCATAACACTCCTGACCCTGATTCCGTATCTGGTGCTTTTCAATGAACCCGTAACGGGACGGCCCGTGATTTTCGCATGGCTGGGCGCAATGTTCACGGTCGAGCTTGTCCGGCTCGTCGCCCGTTTCATTCTCGCGCCGAATGTCGGCGTCATTCGTTTTCTTCCGCTGAGCGACGAGACTGCCCGCTATCTCTATAAGTGGGTGCTCCGCCTCGCATGGGTCGTGGCCTTCGGCATGCTGTTGAGCAGCCTTGTCCGCATGACACGAGGCAGCGAGCTGTTGTTCCTGCTCATTCTTTCCATGACCGGATTCCTTGTTGCCGTCACCATCAGTCTGGTGGCCCTGTGGAACAAGAACAGGGTGGCTGATGCCATCAGAGAGGGAGCGGATGAGTCTTCGCTGAAATACCAGCTTGCCGGGGCATGGCATGTCGCGGTTATCGTGTATTCCATGGGTTTCTGGCTTTTCTGGGTGGTGGCGCTTCTGGTCTTCGGCGAGGAGGCCATGCTGGCCGGTGTCGGGACCCTGCTGGTTGTCCCCGGATGTTTTCTTGCCGATTGGGCCACGCAGCGGCTGGTGACATTTGCGGTTGATTTGGCGGCTCCGCGGCCTGTGGAGTCGGACGATGATGAGCCGGAAGGTGGTGACGGTGATGAACCCGTCATCTCCAAATTCCAGCGGTTCCTGTCCTCTGGATTCCGCATTCTGATTTTTGCCGCATCAACGGCTATTCTGCTGCGGATATGGGGGCTTGATATCCCCGTTGGCAGGGCCACGATCGGCGCGGGGATCGACATCCTGCTGACGCTGGTGCTGGCGTATATCTTCTGGGTGTTCATTTCCAATTATATCGAAAGGAAACTGCGGGAGAATCAGCCGGATGGACCGGATGATTCTGGTGAAGGCGGCGGTGGCCCGGGGGGCGACCGGCTTTCTACTTTGCTGCATCTGGTCAAGAAGTTCATTTTTGCGGCGATCACCGTGATAACGGTCCTGATAGTGCTGTCATCCCTCGGGGTGGATATCGGCCCGCTCATCGCCGGTGCCAGCGTGTTCGGTATCGCCATCGGCTTCGGTGCCCAGACTCTCGTCAAGGACATCATTTCCGGCATTTTCTTTCTCATGGATGATGCCTTCCGTGTGGGGGACTATATCGAGGTCGGCAAGGCCATGGGCACGGTCGAGGAAATTTCGGTCCGGTCCTTCAAGCTTCGCCATCATCTCGGGATGCTGTATACCATCCCGTTCGGCTCCATAAAGGACGTCAAGAACATGTCCCGTGACTGGTCGATCATGAAGCTCAAATACCTTGTGCCGTTCGACACGGATATTCAGCAGGTCAAGAAAATCATCAAGTCCATCAACAAGGAAATCCGGGCCATTCCGGAACTGGATGAAATGATGCTTTCGGATATCAAAAGTCAGGGCGTCAAGGCCATGGAAGAATACGGCATGCGTATGCGCGTGAAGTTCATGACCAAACCGGGCGGGCAGTTTACCCTGCGTAAGCTCGTTCTCGCCAAGATGCGTAAGAAGTTCGAGGAGGCGGGAATCGAGTTCGCCAAACCGCGTGTTTCGGTCCATGTGCCGGGTGAGCAGGATTTCACGGAACAGGAAGCGCAGGCGGCTGCTGCCGCTGGCAGCCTCGTGGACAAAACGGGCAAGGCTCAGGGGACTGAAAAAGGGAAATAG
- a CDS encoding sigma-54 dependent transcriptional regulator: MRKMIVITRDGNRSEEIGDLLDLDERNQTETTTSASEIDDDREVDTLFVDVESLLAKNKSIGKALDGLWTHYPSAAIVVMADEEHTGAAVDAVKAGAFDYLTHPIEKEELDLVVEKVRESDVLQSELDYLRGQFWNEDSLEYVDTRSKAMRDVFVKIRQVAGTRTTVLLTGETGTGKSLIAKLIHAHSNRKNMPFISVHCGAIPDTLVESELFGHEKGAFTGAVRRKLGKFELAHGGTIFLDEIGTVSQSVQVKLLNVIQERVIQRVGGENDIPVDVRIIAATNEDMKELCEEGKFRRDLFYRFNVFPVRIPPLRERPEDIPRLSEGFIRQFNGLLNTEIKGIHPHVLDTLLGYEWPGNVRELENVIERACILETEEVLHSESFPPDMMDTQGEVVTSPVKTSLPLKEARQLTVDKFEKQYLSSLLEQCNGVIKTTAEKAGVTTRQLNKLMNRHGLNRKDYKNKN; the protein is encoded by the coding sequence ATGAGAAAAATGATCGTCATTACACGCGATGGAAATCGCTCTGAAGAAATCGGAGACCTGCTTGATCTGGATGAGCGAAACCAGACGGAGACAACGACCAGCGCTTCCGAGATCGATGATGACCGGGAAGTGGACACGCTCTTTGTGGACGTGGAGTCCCTGCTGGCTAAAAACAAATCCATCGGGAAAGCTCTTGATGGACTGTGGACGCATTATCCTTCTGCCGCAATCGTTGTCATGGCCGATGAAGAACACACCGGGGCCGCTGTCGACGCCGTCAAGGCCGGGGCCTTCGACTACCTCACGCATCCGATCGAGAAAGAGGAACTTGATCTCGTCGTCGAAAAGGTTCGCGAATCCGACGTGCTTCAATCAGAGCTGGATTACCTGCGCGGACAATTCTGGAATGAGGATTCGCTTGAGTACGTGGACACGCGCAGCAAGGCCATGCGGGATGTCTTCGTAAAGATCAGGCAGGTGGCGGGAACTCGCACAACCGTTCTCCTCACGGGAGAGACGGGCACAGGCAAAAGCCTGATCGCCAAATTGATCCACGCCCACAGCAATCGCAAGAATATGCCGTTTATCAGTGTCCACTGCGGAGCCATTCCGGACACTCTCGTTGAAAGCGAACTCTTCGGACATGAAAAAGGAGCCTTCACCGGGGCCGTGCGCCGCAAGCTGGGCAAATTCGAATTGGCCCACGGCGGCACCATCTTTTTGGACGAAATCGGCACGGTCAGCCAGTCCGTGCAGGTAAAGCTGCTCAACGTCATTCAAGAGCGAGTGATCCAGCGAGTTGGCGGAGAAAACGACATTCCGGTTGATGTCCGAATCATCGCCGCCACCAACGAAGACATGAAAGAATTGTGTGAAGAAGGAAAGTTCCGGCGCGACCTGTTCTACCGCTTCAACGTCTTTCCTGTTCGAATCCCCCCCCTGCGGGAACGCCCGGAAGATATTCCACGGCTGTCGGAAGGATTCATCAGACAGTTTAACGGCCTGCTCAACACGGAGATCAAAGGCATCCACCCTCACGTTCTGGACACGCTGCTGGGATACGAATGGCCGGGTAATGTGCGCGAGCTGGAGAATGTCATCGAACGCGCCTGCATCCTCGAAACCGAAGAGGTTCTCCACTCGGAAAGCTTCCCCCCGGACATGATGGACACGCAAGGGGAAGTGGTGACTTCTCCGGTCAAGACGAGCCTGCCGCTCAAAGAAGCACGTCAACTCACTGTGGACAAATTTGAAAAGCAATATCTTTCAAGTCTTCTTGAGCAATGCAACGGAGTTATCAAGACAACTGCCGAAAAGGCCGGAGTGACGACTCGGCAACTCAACAAGCTCATGAATCGCCACGGACTCAATCGAAAGGACTACAAAAACAAGAACTAG
- the potC gene encoding spermidine/putrescine ABC transporter permease PotC: protein MMSFLKSTYVGLVYVFLYLPLAVMAAYSFNASKYSLSWKGFTLKWYGKLLSNTTLLDAALRSMTIAVASATVACVIGTLAAFMLHQYRFKGRKAVFGGVFVMMMSPDIVIAISLLVLFLGAGFTLGFWTLFMGHVTLCVPFVVATVYSRFKGFDRSIVEAARDLGASEYQVFRKIVVPMATPGLMAGWLLSFTLSLDDVIISFFTTGPTYEVLPLRIYSMVRLGIKPDVNALSVLMIAITVVAVVLSRRLLKEK from the coding sequence ATGATGTCGTTCCTCAAATCAACTTACGTGGGGCTGGTATACGTATTCCTCTACCTGCCTCTGGCGGTCATGGCGGCGTATTCGTTCAACGCCTCGAAATACTCGCTGTCATGGAAGGGCTTCACCCTCAAGTGGTACGGCAAGCTCCTGAGCAACACGACGCTGCTCGATGCCGCGCTCCGTTCCATGACCATCGCTGTCGCTTCGGCCACAGTGGCCTGCGTTATCGGAACCCTGGCAGCATTCATGCTCCATCAGTACCGGTTCAAGGGACGGAAGGCGGTCTTCGGCGGCGTGTTCGTCATGATGATGTCCCCCGACATCGTCATCGCGATTTCCCTGCTTGTCCTGTTCCTCGGAGCCGGATTCACACTGGGATTCTGGACGCTGTTCATGGGGCACGTCACCCTCTGCGTACCGTTCGTCGTCGCCACGGTCTATTCCCGGTTCAAAGGCTTCGACAGATCAATAGTCGAGGCGGCCCGCGACCTTGGAGCCAGTGAGTATCAGGTGTTCAGGAAAATCGTCGTCCCCATGGCGACGCCCGGTCTGATGGCAGGCTGGCTGCTCAGTTTCACCCTGTCCCTCGACGACGTCATCATCAGCTTTTTCACGACGGGGCCGACTTATGAGGTGCTGCCCCTTCGTATCTATTCAATGGTCCGTCTCGGCATCAAACCCGATGTCAACGCGCTCAGCGTATTAATGATCGCAATAACCGTAGTCGCCGTCGTCCTGTCCCGGCGACTGCTCAAGGAGAAGTAA